GGTAGTAATTTTCTAATTTTTTGCAAATAGTGTTTTTGAGAAAATCCGATATCTGCCGCCATCATCCCTAAAGCAAACAAACCCAAATACCATGTATGCGCTCTACCGATGAGTCCATGCGATAAATAATAAGGTAATAATCCTAACAAGAAAGAAACAATAATTACTACCAACCAGCCTAAATGTCGCCATATTGGTAGTAAAATTATGGGAAATAAAAAGTATATTTGCCATTCAGTAGCTACACTCCACATTGGTCCATTAATTGTATAAATTTCATTGTTGGGAATGAGGTTGTGGATTAAAAATAGATGACAGACAATATCAAAAAATGAAAAGTTGTGATCAAAATGTCCCCATAGATTATTATTCCAATATATAAAATGAAGATTAATTAAAATTGTGATTAAGATACCTACTGTCAATGACAATATCAAAGCCGAATAATATGGTGGCAATATTCGACGCGATCGCCGCTTCAAATAATTAAACAATCCTCCGGAGATATAGCCTGTTTGAGAACGAGATACTGGTAGCATTAAACAGTATCCTGAAAGAACAATAAATATAGCTACACTAAAAAGTCCATATCTAAAAATTTTGCTAAAGTTCAGCCATATATTTGGTAAATCATGTCCTTGTAATTCCCAGAGATGGGAAAAAACAACGTACAAAGCTGCTAAACCACGTAAACCGTCTAGATAATAGAGATGTACTCTCTTGTCGTTGTTACTATCTAGAATTTTATTCATTTAATCCACTTTACTTTTAGTGATTTCGAGGTTGACTCAATCCTACTTACTTTTGTTCTATTTAACTAATAATAAATACTTATATTCAACTAAGAATTGGTTAAATAGCGATCGCTATATCCACCGCGAGAAATGAAGTATATAAAAATCAAGAGAATAAGTAATAAATAACACAAGCAAATTAATAATTATGACCATTGAACGCATACCCCCACCAAACTACCCCAGAGTTGAATTTGGACGACGAATTATGGCATTTGGGATTGATTTTTTGATTGTTTGGTTAGTTAGTTCTCTATTGGGAACTAATGCGCTTGGTATTCAATTTCTCCAGATATTAGTTTTTGCGATCGCTTGGTTGATATTACGAGTAGTGGTAGTCTATAACAACCAAGGACAAAGTTTGGGGCGTTATGCTCTAGACATGAGAGTACTGGCAGTCGACAGGGGAAGAGTGCCAGATTTACAGGCTCTTTTACAACGAGAGTCGCTCATTGGTTTGGGTGCGCTTTTACTTGCGATCGCCTTGAGCAATATTATTCGCAATCCCACTGCTATACTGCTGATACTTCCTCTAGCCATTGATTGTGGTACAGCTGTATCTGATACCCAACTACGGCAAGCTTTGCATGATCGCTATGCTAAGACTATAATCGTCTCGGCAAGACGTGGCTATTCGCTAGATATAAAAGTCAAGCGAATGCTTGAAACTTTGCAGCGAAATGTGCGAAGATAGATATTTGTGTTAATTATTCTCAGGCTTAATTGTTTGTAAAGTTATGGCTAAGGCTAAAGGTGTCCGAATTATAGTGACACTGGAATGTACGGAATGTCGTACAAATCCAGATAAGCGCTCTCCAGGTGTTTCACGTTATACCTCGACGAAGAATCGTCGTAACACCACCAATCGTCTAGAACTCAAAAAGTTCTGCACTCACTGCAATAAACATACTGTCCACAAGGAAATTAAATAGACAACCATGAGTTATTACCGCCGTCGTTTGTCTCCGATTAAGCCGGGAGAACCAATTGACTATAAAGATGTAGACTTGCTGCGTAAATTTATCACTGAGCGCGGTAAAATATTGCCCCGTCGGATTACCGGGCTGACTTCTCAGCAACAGCGAGCGTTAACATTAGCGATTAAACGCGCTAGAATTTTGGCTTTGTTGCCATTTATCAACGCAGAAGGCTAACTAGATTTTGGATGTTGCGAAAAGTTTGAGCGCCGGCTTCCGGCGTTCGCGCAGCTTCCCGGAGGGAACCTCAAAGCTTTTTAAGACGGATTTTAGATGAATAAGCTAAGTTTATGTAGCATTGCACTTGGCGTTTGTGAATCCAAAATCTAAAATCTAAGAAAGTTAGGTTTAAAATAGGCTGATTCGAGCTTAGAATCATTTAGATTTAGGATTTAATAACAAGTTATTTCATCCAAAATCTAGAAACTAAAATCTAAAATTTTAATAAAGATGCGAGGCTTGTGGAGAAGGGGACGCTAGTTGAATTTAGACTTCAAGGCGATCGCCGCTTGGGTGTGATAGATCGCCCAGACGGCAAAACCCGTTGGTTCATAGTCGATGAACGGGGTCAATCTCACAGTCTCGCGCCTAGACAAATCACATATATAGTTACTGGACAAACTTATAAATCTTCACAAATTTCTAGTTTTTTAGAAGAAGTAAACCCTTACTTAGATCCATCAAGCTTAGAAGTAGCTTGGGAATTACTAGTAGAGGATGGGGAAGCAGTGACACCACAAGTAATGGCAAGCTTACTGTTTTCGGAATCACAACCACCTCAGTGTTATGCTGCTTACTGGTTGCTATCAGAAGATAAAATTTATTTCAAGCAAAAGGGAGACTCTTACGAACCCCGCACAGCCGCCCAAGTAGCAGAACGCAAACACCAAATAGAAATAGAGGCACTTAAAGCAAAAGGACAACAAGAATTTTTGGCTCGTGTAGAGCAAGCACTCAAAGGTGAAGCAGTCGAGTGGCAAAGACATGACCGCCACCGTTTAGAAGCTTTAGAAAAATATGCAACACTGCTTGCCGACATTGTGCGTGTAGGGCTAAATTATGACTCTCTGGCTCGTGCCTATCCGCCGCCAGCGCCAGTCCTGGAAACGATGAACATGCTAGGACGTTCTGCAACCCCCCAAGGAACCTTTCAATTATTGGTAGACTTGGGTTGGTGGAGTCCTCACGAAAACTTATTTCTGCGTCGTTCCTCAATTCCAGTTCAATTTCCTACAAAGGTACTAGAAGTGTCGCAACAGCGATTACAATCACCACTGCCTGATCCAGATGTTAACCGCCTGGATTTGACCTACCTCAAAGTGTACACGATTGATGATGAAAGTACTACCGAGATAGACGATGGTTTGAGTTGGGAACAGCTTGCAGATGGGCGAGAAAGATTATGGGTGCATATCGCTGATCCAACACGATTTTTGCTCCCAGAAGATGAGTTAGACCTAGAAGCCAGAAAACGGGGTAGTACAGTTTATTTGCCAACAGGAATGGTTCCCATGTTTCCAGAAATATTGGCAACTGGACCCATGAGTTTGGTGCAAGGACAGGTTTGTTGCGCCCTCAGCTTTGGAATTATATTAGATGCGTCTGGTGCAGTAGAAGATTACAGCATTCATGCCAGTTTTATTAAACCTACCTATCGCCTTACCTACGAAGACGTAGACGAAATGCTGGACTTGGACGTGCAAGCGGAACCAGAAATTGCCGCTATAGCCAGATGGGCAAACAAGCGCAAAGCTTGGCGATACGCCCAAGGAGCCATCAGCATCAATATGCCAGAGGCAATGATTAAAGTCAAAGAAGATGACATCAACATCTATGTTTTAGACGACTCCCCCTCCAGGCAACTAGTAGCGGAGATGATGATACTTGCTGGTGAAGTTGCTGCCCGTTATGGTCAAACTCATCAAATTCCTCTGCCTTTTCGTGGTCAGCCCCAGCCAGAATTACCCCCCGAACAAGAATTACTCCAGCTACCAGCAGGTTTCGTTCGTGCCTGTGCCATGCGTCGCTGTATGCCTAAGAGTGAAATGAGCATTACACCAGTACGCCATGCTGGTTTAGGTTTGGATACCTACACTCAGGCTACTTCTCCTATCCGCCGCTACAGTGACTTGCTTACCCACTTTCAGCTCAAAGCACATCTGCGGGGCGATGTTCCACCCTTTTCCGCCGAACAACTCAAAGAAGTGATGATGACCGTTAGTACCATCACCCAAGAAGTGACAATGGTAGAACGGCAGACAAACCGATATTGGGCATTAGAGTACTTGCGCCGCTGCACGGATAAAGTTTGGCAGGCAACAGTATTAATGTGGTTGAGAGAAGATAGTGGTTTAGCATTAATTCTTTTGGAAGATTTGGGTTTGCAGTTACCAATGTCTTTCCGGCGTGCTTTGAAGTTAGGTGAACAGGTTTTAGTGAAAGTCTTCCACGTCGATCCACAAAAAGACGTGATTCAATTTCAGGAAGTAATTTATCAAGAAGCGTGAAGTCACACACACTTGAGTATCAATTAGATTCTAAAGTGAATTTTGTAGCTAAAAATCCAACTACCTCTTCATGGTCGCCTGTAGGTGGGGACATCTCAATAATTACTCCGTCATGCAGTTCATATCGGCTTTGGGAGTTTTCGGGATACCAAGCAACGAATTCATTGAATGTAAGTAGTTTGCGTGAGGCTTGAGTCATAGCTTTCCTCAAAGCAACAATCAGTAGATATCTTGTTTGGAAAAACTTCTAAATAATTGCATATTACTGCATGAGTAATACAAATGAACTTAAAAAAAGACAATCAAAATCAGGACTCACGCAAACAATAGCCGAAACTCTAATTTTCAGGTAAGGGTAACTCATGAATTGCCCCTAAAGCGTTTAGTTTTGCGTAATTCCTAAAAATAATAAAATAAATGAGTTTACAATTAACGAATAAAAAAGTTGATGGAGAGTACAAACAAACAATAAAGTTTTAATACATCTGAGCAATTTTTGCAAAGATGCGTTATCATTTGTTTTTCTACGAAAAAATCCCCTAGCAACCGACAGTCAACTAGGGGAGTTTGTTATCAGGGTGCATCTACCATTACTATGTTCTGAGATAAACCAGTATGCTCCGGATAATTTTGTGCAAATTCTTGGCTACATGTTTGTTTTTGCACATAAAAAAATCCCCTAGCAACCGACAGTCAACTAGGGGAGTTTGTTATCAGGGTGCATCTACCATTACTATGTTCTGAGATAAACCAGTATGCTCCGGATAATTTTGTGCAAATTCTTGGCTACATGTTTGTTTTTGCACATAAAAAAATCCCCTAGCAACCGACAGTCAACTAGGGGAGTTTGTTATCAGGGTGCATCTACCATTACTATGTTCTGAGATAAACCAGTATACTCCGGATAATTTTGTGCAAATTCTTGGCTACATGTTTGTTTTTGCACATAAAAAAATCCCCCGATAGCCGACAGCTAGCAAGGGGAGTTTGTTATCAGGGTGCATCTACCATTACTATGTTCTGAGATAAACCAGTATACTCCGGATAATTTTGTGCAAATTCTTGGCTACATGTTTGTTTTTGCACATAAAAAAATCCCCCGATAGCCGACAGCTAGCAAGGGGAGTTTGTTATCAGGGTGCATCTACCATTACTATGTTCTGAGATAAACCAGTATGCTCCGGATAATTTTGCGAAAATGGGATTAAAAGGTTATGAAAAACAACAAAAAATCCCTCAGTAGCCAATTACCAACAAGGGGAGTGAGTTATCAGATTCCATCTACCAGCATCTCAATATATCTCGGGCAAGGGGTAAGGGGAATTTATGCGTTTCTCTATGTCCTTTGACCCAATCCCAGTAAATTTTTCCTGATCAGCACTCTTAGGCAAGAGTATGCTCATCCGAACTGTATTGCCAGGCATCTACCAGTCTTTGTGTTTTAGAGCAAAACAGTTAGTATAGTTTGGATGCATTTATCAATGATTCTAGGGGGTATAAAGATATGGGACTAAGGCTAAGATCTTCCACTTTTTTAGTTAAACCCATACTCACCTACCCTGATTTTGTAGGAAACTGGGTGATCAAAATCAAAAACCCTAGTGCTTGATAGCCAACTAGGGAAGCCGAGTTACCAGGGTATATCTACCAATTCAAAATTCTGGTTGTC
Above is a genomic segment from Fischerella sp. JS2 containing:
- a CDS encoding acyltransferase; its protein translation is MNKILDSNNDKRVHLYYLDGLRGLAALYVVFSHLWELQGHDLPNIWLNFSKIFRYGLFSVAIFIVLSGYCLMLPVSRSQTGYISGGLFNYLKRRSRRILPPYYSALILSLTVGILITILINLHFIYWNNNLWGHFDHNFSFFDIVCHLFLIHNLIPNNEIYTINGPMWSVATEWQIYFLFPIILLPIWRHLGWLVVIIVSFLLGLLPYYLSHGLIGRAHTWYLGLFALGMMAADIGFSQKHYLQKIRKLLPWGLLAPIFFGMALLTDMLQKFGLEIWVNELFVGLATACLLVYCTNCIVDDQTPPLVLKILQSPWAIALGTFSYSLYLLHSIVLTVLNQYLHTLQFSPLNREIIFYTTGLSLSLLIAYIFYLIFERPFMSGFLKKRKVKDAIKIDGN
- a CDS encoding RDD family protein, translating into MTIERIPPPNYPRVEFGRRIMAFGIDFLIVWLVSSLLGTNALGIQFLQILVFAIAWLILRVVVVYNNQGQSLGRYALDMRVLAVDRGRVPDLQALLQRESLIGLGALLLAIALSNIIRNPTAILLILPLAIDCGTAVSDTQLRQALHDRYAKTIIVSARRGYSLDIKVKRMLETLQRNVRR
- the rpmG gene encoding 50S ribosomal protein L33 gives rise to the protein MAKAKGVRIIVTLECTECRTNPDKRSPGVSRYTSTKNRRNTTNRLELKKFCTHCNKHTVHKEIK
- the rpsR gene encoding 30S ribosomal protein S18, yielding MSYYRRRLSPIKPGEPIDYKDVDLLRKFITERGKILPRRITGLTSQQQRALTLAIKRARILALLPFINAEG
- a CDS encoding ribonuclease R; translated protein: MEKGTLVEFRLQGDRRLGVIDRPDGKTRWFIVDERGQSHSLAPRQITYIVTGQTYKSSQISSFLEEVNPYLDPSSLEVAWELLVEDGEAVTPQVMASLLFSESQPPQCYAAYWLLSEDKIYFKQKGDSYEPRTAAQVAERKHQIEIEALKAKGQQEFLARVEQALKGEAVEWQRHDRHRLEALEKYATLLADIVRVGLNYDSLARAYPPPAPVLETMNMLGRSATPQGTFQLLVDLGWWSPHENLFLRRSSIPVQFPTKVLEVSQQRLQSPLPDPDVNRLDLTYLKVYTIDDESTTEIDDGLSWEQLADGRERLWVHIADPTRFLLPEDELDLEARKRGSTVYLPTGMVPMFPEILATGPMSLVQGQVCCALSFGIILDASGAVEDYSIHASFIKPTYRLTYEDVDEMLDLDVQAEPEIAAIARWANKRKAWRYAQGAISINMPEAMIKVKEDDINIYVLDDSPSRQLVAEMMILAGEVAARYGQTHQIPLPFRGQPQPELPPEQELLQLPAGFVRACAMRRCMPKSEMSITPVRHAGLGLDTYTQATSPIRRYSDLLTHFQLKAHLRGDVPPFSAEQLKEVMMTVSTITQEVTMVERQTNRYWALEYLRRCTDKVWQATVLMWLREDSGLALILLEDLGLQLPMSFRRALKLGEQVLVKVFHVDPQKDVIQFQEVIYQEA